CCTCTCGCACACCTGGCcctgaataataataaaattaattaaaaaaaacatttgtttgcaGTTTCCCATGTTTAAAGGGGAAATTTCAGAAGACTTTtttagatgtaaaataaatctttggtgtccccagagtgcatatgtgaagttttttgctcaaaataatacataatttattatatcatgttaaaattgcaactttATAGGAGTGAACAAAATGTGTCCTTTTGGGTGTGTTctttgaaatgcaaatgagctattctccgcattaaatggcagtgccatggttggatagtgcagattagagGGCAGtattaggggccagtcacaccaaaagcatttatggcagttgcaggcgccttttttgaatgatattctgtgggcagggagcgtttgcgcgctatttatgcacttttttgccgcctgccgcgcacgcgtttttgaaggagagcggagaagcgcccgacgtcattcgcgtctttccatttgTCTAATCAAATGAGGGAGataggcgggccttacgttgctttgaagaaccggactccactcgctcactctctcctgtgtgtttgtgcacctctcaccctcaaacaagatcagagcaagcgccctctttttaaagtttctgcgtatatgacagttaacagcaaaagagtgctcacacttcaatatttgattgacaagacagctgactcggtggttgcttagcaatatgaaaagccgcgtcgcactgctttttttttttttaaaggcagtgcgtcgcgccttgcgtttgcaagcgtttaaagcgcttttggtgtgactggccccttatcCCCTTCttacatcacaaggggagccaaattttattttactagaatactcttaaaggaatagtttactggaaaatgaaaatgttgtcatcatttacatgAAGACAAAAGAAGGCaatttgaagaatgtttgtaaccaagcagatctggggcaccattcatcCATAGTAGGATATAATACTATGTGAATGGTTCCACCGATCCGTTTAGTTATTGgcatttttctaaatatctctatgtttagcagaacaaagaaactaATACAGGTTTGGGATGTCAACTTGAgggtaaatgatgaaagaattttcagtcaactatccctttaagtctttatttttttttttaagcatcgTTTTATGTCCGTACCTTCAGGGCAATGCTGTGACACACATTACACACTTTGATGAGATCCTGGTATATCGCGCGCATGTACTGTTCCATTTCGATTATGCAGCGCACACTTAGTGTGTATTCACCGCGTTTCTAAAACCAGAACCACGACAGAAAAAGTATTGAATAAACTGTTTTAGAAGGCAAAGATTTATAGCAATTTAGCACTTAAAATGCAGATGAATTTGAAAACGCACCTCAATCAACCACTTGTCCTGTACGAACATAGTTAAGACGTGCTCAGCTTCTTTTTTCTTCAACTTTTTAGTTTGAAGGCTGTCGGCACAATTTATTATGTCTGTGGAGGACGCAGACCCAGTCTCAGACTCAACAATGAAATCCatctgaaaacaaaacaaacatacagtTATATACCttctttattttaaacattttgaacaaaCCACGTTAGGTGTTATACATACAGTTTTACGGAACAATTCCAGTTCATTGTCCGCATAATCCGAGGACATTCTTGTTATGAATGTCTGTGCCATGTTTACCTGAATAACACATGACTTATATTTGTAATTTCTTTTATGAATAAAACAAATGATTAACAGTAAATAAACAGTAAAGACCAGGAAACAGATTTAAACTAACCATCGCATAATATTGAAGTCCATCCTCTTCAGACATCCCCTTCCGGATGTTCATAAACATGGGCTGCAGGTGGGAGTTGATGACTTCGATAAATTCTTCAAGCCTATCTTGAGCATAATGTGCTGTGAATGTAAGACAAATGGTTTACGTCATACACAGTTGTCAGAAAGTTTGGATTTAGACATTTGGCAGATAAGGACTTACAAAGCATTCAATGCATGCATTCTTATTTGCTCACTGGAATCTAAACACAAAGCTCACAAAAATGcactaccaactgagctacaagaacatgagtttattttatgtaatataatatgtaacacaaaaatcataCCTCCATGTGCCTCAC
This window of the Misgurnus anguillicaudatus chromosome 19, ASM2758022v2, whole genome shotgun sequence genome carries:
- the nsmce1 gene encoding non-structural maintenance of chromosomes element 1 homolog isoform X1 codes for the protein MPMGDSHRRFLQSIMGYGIISASQAKALHRHCCEAHGAHYAQDRLEEFIEVINSHLQPMFMNIRKGMSEEDGLQYYAMVNMAQTFITRMSSDYADNELELFRKTMDFIVESETGSASSTDIINCADSLQTKKLKKKEAEHVLTMFVQDKWLIEKRGEYTLSVRCIIEMEQYMRAIYQDLIKVCNVCHSIALKGQVCERPGCGIKMHLPCVARYFKGRTDPRCPTCNDFWPHEIPEIPRSQSQGSQSLASAKENTAPTPSTSATRRSRRS
- the nsmce1 gene encoding non-structural maintenance of chromosomes element 1 homolog isoform X2; the encoded protein is MPMGDSHRRFLQSIMGYGIISASQAKALHRHCCEAHGAHYAQDRLEEFIEVINSHLQPMFMNIRKGMSEEDGLQYYAMVNMAQTFITRMSSDYADNELELFRKTMDFIVESETGSASSTDIINCADSLQTKKLKKKEAEHVLTMFVQDKWLIEGQVCERPGCGIKMHLPCVARYFKGRTDPRCPTCNDFWPHEIPEIPRSQSQGSQSLASAKENTAPTPSTSATRRSRRS